From the Musa acuminata AAA Group cultivar baxijiao chromosome BXJ3-1, Cavendish_Baxijiao_AAA, whole genome shotgun sequence genome, the window GAGGAGGGGCTGCACTTACCCTAAGCATCCCGATGATGTAACAAGACGCGAACCAAGAGGCAAGGCAACTAGGCCTCCCCCTCTTTATGAGAGCCTTCGCCTTCTCGATCTCGCCGACACCTCCTCCATGGAGGTTATCTTTGACTATGCGGTCTCCAACCCTATCCAACTCCTCCTCATGATCGACAACACACTCACCAAGTTGCTCACCgtaagaaatgaaaaaaaaataattttatctttttatctatcattttcaCGTCGATCTAAATAtcacatattatatttttcatcaatATAATTGACAACGTTAAGATAAATATGACTATTTATTTCACTTTTAGAATtatataaatctcaatataaattttttaaactcagAAATCACGCTACCAATAGAGTCTCAGTacaaaaaatatcatatattatatttttcatcaatATAACTGACAACGTTataagataaataagattatttatttcacTTTTAAGTACATGAGCTGCAATTAACCCTCACACATAATGGTAATCGTGTCATTCACAATTTTCACTTGGTCGAATcttattaaaacaaaaaaaaagacccCGTCAAAAGTTAATTGCTGCTTTTATACTCTTATAGTATTAATATGCCACGGTTCAAAACATGCAACAACGACGATACGTCTGATTCTATACGAGGAAACTCCAATATCACTAATGCTTTCAAAGATTTGTAGGAACGAGCCAGAGAATTGTGTACCACCCATAAAGCACGGAATGCAATCACAGAGCAGGCACTTTCAAATGTCAGGATAATGTTTCAACTGATGTAGTATTGGGTCTGCACATTACCAGCATATGCAGAAAGAAATGTAGTATATGGCTGAAAAATTAATCTTGATAATTGCAGAAGCAAGTACATTTAAACGCATTAGGTATCAATTAATCATGCCATCGCATGACTAGATTAACAATTTACAGCACGATGTTTACCGATACATTGGAAAAATTTAAACAAAAGCTCAATGATCCCACCCCGAAGGCCGCTTTCTTTCTCTGGGTCTATCTCGAGAACTGCAATCAAGAAAAACAACCGATCAAAAAGAATCGACATATAATACACAGTAGCAAAAAAGTTATTTTGTGAAGTGCATAATCAGAACCCTTAACCATGGTATAAATCTTAAAAGGCCGACATTTCAAATTTCATTTACCAACTTTCAGCCACTCTAAATTCTACTGGGTGAAATTTCCTAGAAGGTTTTTAATTGTGAAGCAGGAAGTGGAGGAAAAATATCACGAAACTGGAAATATCAACTCCTCGAATCATCATAGTGCACCAAAAGTAAAACAATTAaagtcaagattatcatgattttGCAGTTTGGTAGATGTGTAAATGCAtccttaaaaataaattaaatcaatttcTGGAGGCTAACCTTTCAGAGCCTTTCTGATTCCCATTCACGATTCTGCTTCCTTCATCGCCAAAGGCAGGAACGGCTACTGACTGTGCTTTAAATGCCTCTCCACCAATTGAACCGCCAGAAACAAAGCCCCGTAAAGCTGGTTTTGTGCTAGAGGATATAGGAACCTTAGAATTAGAAGAGGCAGCAACAAAATTGCTTTTGAATTGTGCCATAATTCCGGTTTTCAATGAATTGACAGCAGCTGACCGACTCTGAACAGAATGAGATGGTGCTGCATTTGCTGACTCAGGATTGTAACCAATGCCAAGTCCATAATCAACACCACGCACACCTCGCCCACTTCCGCTGCCACCTTTTCCTCTGCCTGCCCCTCTCTTTCCACCTGAGAAAAGGTTTCTTCAAATTACTGAAAGTTATGCCAAAAAAATGTTTAATATAATAGAAATCATGTAAAAGTAACAAGCATGGAAACAATAAAAATATGGACTTTCTACTCCTTGGAATCACATGCAGTAATCTATATACACATACCAGATCCTTTTCTTGCATCACGTTTGGCCCTGAACCTCCCATCCTGAATTCAATTGAAACCTCAATGAACatattttgcaaaaaaaaaaaaaaagatctaacTTGACATAACACCTTCCAAGCATATACTTGTTCTCGAGAACAAAAGGTTACATGTCTTCAAAAGAAAAAATGAATCAAAGGATACAGCTAGGTTAATATTTCTAAAAAGAATCAGATAGGAAAATCAAACAGCAACACCTTCAAGAAACAAGATGGATGGAAGAAAATTCACATCTGTTTAGGTTCAGAATTTGAGTTTTTAGCTGATTAGTTGATGCATTATAAAACAAATGACATGCAGAATAAATACTCAACAGTGTTCTAAGTGCACAACCACTGACTCCAAACTGTATTTTGTGTCAGCATGCAATTATATTTTATAGAATTAATGTTGGCTTGGGTTTAGCTGGGGAACAAAAAAAGCCGGCATCAGGTTTCATTGTTTAAATAAAAAAtctacttgaatttagtttgtgaTGACCTGGTCGAATTAGTTTTGAACAAAAGCACAACTTCAGGTTTGATTGTTTGGACTAGGACAGGGTGCATCCAGAGTTACGATGAGTTAGGACAGTCCTTCGACCTGACCCAGCATGCCAAGATGCAGAATTTTACAGAACATGTGCAAATTTGAGGATCCAGTACATGCTCCTATGTTAATTAATCGAAGTCCATAAACGataaatcaaaaattttaaaggCATACCTTCATAGCAAGATCCATCAACTCTGTAGGGACATCTTGACCAGCAGCAATCAAGCTGTTGACTAATTCACCTGCAAAACGTGCTTCCTTTTGTGTGATAAGTGTGTATGCGGTCCCATCTTTATCCCCAGCACGGCCTGTTCTACCAATCCGATGGACATGCATATCCATATCTCTAGCAATATCAAAGTTAACAACCGATTTAATTGACTTTATGTCAAGTCCACGGGCAGCCACATCAGTTGCAACAAGGACATGATAAATGCCTGATTTGAACTTTTGTAAAATGTCCATGCGGGAGGCCTGGTCCTTATCCCCATGAAGTGCTGCAACTTTAAATCCTTTCTGAATCAACTGACCTTCAATCTCATCCACTGTAGTCTTCTTCGAGGCAAATACAAGAACATCCCCATCATCAACCATTCCAGGTAGCCTCTCAAGAAGCCAAGGCATCTTCTCAGCATCAGAAGGAATTACATTAACAACTTGAGTAATGTCCTCGTTGGCCATTCCCACCTCACCAACTGTAACCCTTGAAGGATCGGAGAGAATTTCTCTTGCTAAACGTTCAACTTTGTACGGCATAGTCGCCGAGAAAAGTAAAGTCTGTCGATCTGGTCTAATTTGACCAACAATAGATCGTATCTGTGGCTCAAAGCCAAGATCAAACATCCGATCAGCTTCATCTAGTACAAGATAAGTTGCCCTAACCATTGTAACAGCCTTCATCTTCAGCAAGTCTATCAGTCTCCCCGGGGTGGCAACAACTATTTCACAACCTGCCTTAAGTTCTTTGAACTGATCAAGTTTGGACACTCCACCATACACAGCAGCAACGCATATTCCGTAAGGTTTGGCAAACTTCTTAGTTTCTAGAAATATTTGATGTGCTAACTCCCTTGTAGGAGCACATATTACGCCTATAGGACCCTCGCCTTTGTCAAGTTCAGGCTGATCCAGAATATGGACAATCATAGGAAGAACAAAAGCAGCAGTTTTACCAGAACCTGTTTTTGCAATgccaataatgtctataccagaaAGTACAATGGGCAGAGCCTGACATTGTATTGTTGTTGGCTTCTCATAGCCCTGCTTTGTTATCGCACCCATTAATGCAGTAGGAAACCCACAATCTTCAAAGAGTTTGATTGGCTTCGGTACATCAAAACCTGAGACACGTATAGCTAAACTTTTCCGATATTCGGTGACATCTTGATCACTCattcctataaaaaaaaaaaaaattaaatacatgATTTAGAGTATCTTTACTATACACTAGCTCTTACATAGCGCCTTGAAAGACAATACTAAGTTAACAATTACATAGCTGATAAGACCTCCTTCTTAGCTTTGGAAACTGCTGCAGACAAGTCTTTGAAACAAGACCAATACACGATGATTTAACTAAAAGCTACAAAAATGCTAAAGTGTTTAAGACTTTAAATCTACACCTTATGAGGATTAATGATGGAATAATCATATTACAGCAGacaatcataaaatttataaccaTATGAAGTGACGCTGCTCAAGAGAGGTGGATTTAACTGACAACTAACCTCATGTGAAAGAAATACTTAGTGAAACAAGGAAGAGTCATGTactttaaatagaaaaaaaagaaaacattttaACATTATTTAAAAGAATGAGCGGCAGAGACCAAACTACTAGTATTACTTATCATCATAATGTTATTTTCAACATATCTCAGCATCTCAGACAGTTTGATAAAAGCTGAGGATCTTAAGTACATTCTCCAGAACATCAAAATCGAGTTTCATATTGTTTCAGTATCAAAAGTCTATCCTTAGCAGACAGTTTGGTTA encodes:
- the LOC103987199 gene encoding DEAD-box ATP-dependent RNA helicase 24, which codes for MSKRKFGFEGFGINRPATYNFERASAPQRLYVPPSSRVGGHDNHEDADLDNIEYDQSDAPDQSPPNGGDGAGDGDGEIDPLDAFMEGIQEEIRAPPPGSAKPKDKGDKYNEEYDDDPVESFLRSKKDAGLTLASEVLHAGYESDEEVYAAAKAVDAGMIEYDSDDNPIVVDKRKIEPIPALDHSNIDYEPFNKDFYEEKPSISGMSDQDVTEYRKSLAIRVSGFDVPKPIKLFEDCGFPTALMGAITKQGYEKPTTIQCQALPIVLSGIDIIGIAKTGSGKTAAFVLPMIVHILDQPELDKGEGPIGVICAPTRELAHQIFLETKKFAKPYGICVAAVYGGVSKLDQFKELKAGCEIVVATPGRLIDLLKMKAVTMVRATYLVLDEADRMFDLGFEPQIRSIVGQIRPDRQTLLFSATMPYKVERLAREILSDPSRVTVGEVGMANEDITQVVNVIPSDAEKMPWLLERLPGMVDDGDVLVFASKKTTVDEIEGQLIQKGFKVAALHGDKDQASRMDILQKFKSGIYHVLVATDVAARGLDIKSIKSVVNFDIARDMDMHVHRIGRTGRAGDKDGTAYTLITQKEARFAGELVNSLIAAGQDVPTELMDLAMKDGRFRAKRDARKGSGGKRGAGRGKGGSGSGRGVRGVDYGLGIGYNPESANAAPSHSVQSRSAAVNSLKTGIMAQFKSNFVAASSNSKVPISSSTKPALRGFVSGGSIGGEAFKAQSVAVPAFGDEGSRIVNGNQKGSESSRDRPRERKRPSGWDH